TAATTCCCTGGTCTCTGAATGTCTCCGGAGAGGCTAATAATTTTTGTGCCTGCTAAGTTTTCGTCATAACTGAGATTTTTATACCATGCTGCACCGTGGCGTAAGATTTGTACAGCGGCGGCGAGTGTCTCCACGTTGTTTACAGCGGTGGGCAAGTTCTCAAACCCATGTGTCACAGGGTAAGGCGGGCGATTCCTTGGAAACGGATGCTTCCCTTCCAGACTGTTCAATAGCGAACCCTCCTCCCCACAAACATAGGCACCAGCACCGCGTCGAATATAGATGTGGAAGTTGAAATCCTCACCGAGGATGCCATCACCGAGTAATCCTGCTGTTTCTGCCTCTGCAAGTGCCTGTTCAAGGATATTTAACGTTTCTGGGTACTCATAGCGGAGATAGATAAAGCCACGTGTGGCACCTGTCGCGTAGGCGGCGAGTGTCATCCCTTCAATGGCAGCGTGTGGCGCGTAATCGAGAATAACCCGATCCTTGAAACAGCCCGGTTCGCCTTCATCTGCGTTGCAGACGATCGTTTTCGGTTCACCCGGAGCATTCAAAACCGATTCCCATTTCATACCCGTTGGAAACCCTGCACCACCCCTACCTGCAAGTTGACTCTCCTTGAGCGTTTCAATCACATCTGTTGGTGCAAGCGTTGTTACCGCACGTGTCAACGCTTCATAGCCACCGGTACGCCGGTAGCCTGATAGTGTATTGCGTTCGGGTTCGCGGATTTCGGCGAAGATACATTCTTCGCCATCGCCCGGATATGGTGGCGGTAAAGGGGAGGGTTGTACAGAGAGGGAGTCCGCTTGCTTCCCAACAAATACTTGATGTCCTCTCAGCACTGGAATGCAATCGTCGCACCTTCCGGCACACGGCATCTCGGTTGCGCCTTCGTTCTTGAGTGCCTCAAGGATTTCCAAGCCGCCTTGCAACCGGCAAACCGGCCCGGTACAGACGCGCGGCGCGTCCTGCCCTGGGGTTTCGCGCGCAAAATGGTGGTAAAAGGTTACGGTGCCAAAAAGTTCGGCGAGCGGGATCCGAAGTCCGACTGCGATATCGCGAAGGACTGCCTCTGAAATAAACCCGTCTCGGTCGTGGAAGGCGTGCAGCAATGACAGCAATGGGGCGGGTTCATCGCGCCACTGGGCAATCACTTCTTGATTCGTCGCGGCTGTCATCTATTTCTCCAATACAATAAAACAAAACATGAATTCGTTGTGTATTCTATCAACTTTTCAACTTCGCGTCAACGCTTTTTTGAAGTTTCGCTTGGTAGGAGGGATCTCCGAATCCTGATTCTTAATTGAATGGTTTTAATGCCCTTTTAAAATCCTGTTCGGTAGAATTTTCATTCTGGAACGTCTACTTTAAACGGATCTATGAGTTCATTTAGTGCCTTCCGCTGTCCGTGGTCGCGGCTTTCAAGTTCGTGGAGAGCCTCTGGGATTTCGTCCTTATGTGCATCAAACGGAAGCCATCGAGACGAATCGACGTGATGAAACTGCTTCGCATAGACCCAGCGTAAGAACACCGTCATCCGCGGATAAGCTTCGTGATTCCACCGCCGTCCAGCATGCCGCGTGTTCGGCAGAAACACGATGAAGTCACCAGCATTTACTGGGATATTGTGAACTGTCGGTGGTGGATCATCCATCGTGATATGTTCTGGATACTGGAAGTTGGATTTGTGGCTTCCCGGAATGCAGGCAAACCCGTTGCCGGGTGGCACATCCACTAACGAAACGGAGAGATTGAAGAAACTCGCGAAGATTTCATCGTTGGCGACTTGGTATTGGTGGTGTGGACTTCTAAACCACCCTTTATGCCCGCCGTGTAGTTCTAAACCGTCTGCATCTGGATAA
This portion of the Candidatus Poribacteria bacterium genome encodes:
- a CDS encoding NAD(P)H-dependent oxidoreductase subunit E, giving the protein MTAATNQEVIAQWRDEPAPLLSLLHAFHDRDGFISEAVLRDIAVGLRIPLAELFGTVTFYHHFARETPGQDAPRVCTGPVCRLQGGLEILEALKNEGATEMPCAGRCDDCIPVLRGHQVFVGKQADSLSVQPSPLPPPYPGDGEECIFAEIREPERNTLSGYRRTGGYEALTRAVTTLAPTDVIETLKESQLAGRGGAGFPTGMKWESVLNAPGEPKTIVCNADEGEPGCFKDRVILDYAPHAAIEGMTLAAYATGATRGFIYLRYEYPETLNILEQALAEAETAGLLGDGILGEDFNFHIYIRRGAGAYVCGEEGSLLNSLEGKHPFPRNRPPYPVTHGFENLPTAVNNVETLAAAVQILRHGAAWYKNLSYDENLAGTKIISLSGDIQRPGNYEVPFGLPLKTLLYEWAGGAPGGREIRAITTAGLSGGFIAAADFDITIDEPSFQKVGAMLGAAGIMVFDDTRDMLDVARNAMEFFAEESCGKCFPCRIGTHRLTELLSAPLNPNSEALISEIGAVMRATSACGLGTAAPNITDSLMRYF
- a CDS encoding phytanoyl-CoA dioxygenase family protein, coding for MLTQEEKWYLDLLGYFVVRNAVPKVDVELMKTQMFEWYEWDEANFKHPMRINTPEGKPWWVYNMHYGHEAFQRLILNPEILRVATALTWNHPRVFDVVANICYPDADGLELHGGHKGWFRSPHHQYQVANDEIFASFFNLSVSLVDVPPGNGFACIPGSHKSNFQYPEHITMDDPPPTVHNIPVNAGDFIVFLPNTRHAGRRWNHEAYPRMTVFLRWVYAKQFHHVDSSRWLPFDAHKDEIPEALHELESRDHGQRKALNELIDPFKVDVPE